A single region of the Manihot esculenta cultivar AM560-2 chromosome 12, M.esculenta_v8, whole genome shotgun sequence genome encodes:
- the LOC122721304 gene encoding uncharacterized protein LOC122721304 yields MRGRGRGSSSRGRGDHGRGNDHTSESQNFNQDLVQYTALIPRPDQGERSTQGAAPSTPASVHTSATTSAPIGLPPIASTATSASASASASGSCAPTGHRPHISLVNSIMQPSDPIARRITLIFKEKLVADGYCWKNIPEEVKEFYWQEFKKDFLWEEAIEQLMKIAWRKKAAKRYRSLMCSVRNGKEKRLSLTEGVMDAWQSAWGATEYKEKCKKFSNNRKSETGGQGVGPSRHCGGSISQYRHQEHMRERLGRDPLPHELFEATHKKKGTSEFVDARSKAIHDRFLTLKEQASQTDNNSSQASRIDEAQLYFEAVGGEKKRRVYGLGSQASVFFPNKTFASTSFTSAQQNQDLQNEMADLRCKLQEREDNEQTLLEQNVRITSELSHMKDLLMQLVSQRQGNQPSVPGEGTSAQPPDQADETNDKDEDEDED; encoded by the exons ATGAGAGGACGAGGACGTGGATCTTCATCACGAGGTCGAGGAGACCATGGCAGGGGTAATGACCACACAAGTGAATCACAGAATTTCAATCAAGATTTGGTGCAATACACTGCTTTGATTCCTAGACCAGACCAGGGTGAGAGATCCACACAGGGTGCTGCACCATCCACTCCTGCTTCAGTGCACACATCTGCTACTACCTCAGCTCCCATTGGTTTGCCACCTATTGCATCGACGGCTACATCTGCATCTGcatctgcttctgcttctggtAGTTGTGCACCTACAGGACACAGACCACATATTTCCTTAGTAAACTCAAT TATGCAGCCTTCTGATCCGATTGCTAGGCGGATTACCTTGATCTTCAAGGAAAAGTTAGTAGCAGATGGCTATTGTTGGAAAAATATACCTGAAGAGGTTAAAGAATTCTATTGGCAAGAATTTAAG AAAGACTTCTTATGGGAGGAGGCAATAGAACAACTTATGAAGATAGCTTGGAGGAAGAAAGCTGCCAAGCGGTATCGTAGCCTTATGTGTAGCGTAAGGAATGGGAAGGAGAAGAGACTATCACTGACAGAAGGAGTAATGGATGCATGGCAATCCGCTTGGGGAGCAACTGAGTATAAAGAGAAAtgcaaaaaattctcaaataacAGAAAGAGTGAAACAGGTGGGCAAGGCGTTGGCCCATCAAGacattgtggaggatccatatcTCAGTATAGGCATCAAGAACATATG CGCGAAAGACTAGGCAGAGATCCTCTACCTCATGAGTTATTTGAGGCTACGCATAAGAAGAAGGGTACCTCAGAGTTTGTTGATGCACGCTCAAAGGCCATTCat GACCGCTTTCTGACTTTGAAAGAGCAAGCATCACAGACAGATAATAACAGTAGTCAGGCATCCCGCATTGATGAGGCTCAGTTATACTTTGAGGCAGTAggtggagagaaaaaaagaagggtGTATGGTCTTGGATCACAGGCTTCAGTTTTCTTCCCAAACAAGACTTTTGCTAGTACATCCTTCACATCAGCTCAGCAAAATCAGGATCTTCAAAATGAAATGGCTGATCTCAGATGCAAGCTACAGGAGcgtgaggataatgaacaaacATTGCTTGAGCAAAATGTGCGGATTACCTCTGAGCTCTCACATATGAAGGATTTACTTATGCAGCTTGTGAGTCAAAGACAAGGCAACCAGCCTTCAGTTCCCGGTGAGGGAACTTCTGCACAGCCTCCTGATCAAGCAGATGAAACTAATGATAAGGACGAGGACGAGGACGAGGACTAG